TAGCGGCCATTTTTATTTAAGCAAGTGCTTTACCCTTTTAGTGTTAGTTTATGATTACATGTCATCCGGTCATTCTTATCATGCAGGAGTGAGCAATGATGGCCAAATCCGCCACTTCTTTCATCGTCCGTCAAAGGCATACACAACTGGAACTAGAAAACGCAGAAAGGTGCACACTGATGAAGATGGAAGTGAAACCAGATGGCACAAAACAGGCAAGACTAGGCAAGTTTTTGCTGGTGGGACAGTCAAgggattcaaaaaaattctggtGCTCTACACTAATTATGGTAGGCAAAGGAAACCTGAAAAGACAAACTGGGTCATGCATCAATACCATCTTGGAgacaatgaagaagagaaagatggAGAGTTAGTGGTTTCAAAGGTTTTCTATCAAACTCAGCCAAGACAATGTAGTTCAAGCATTAAGGATTCACTTGACAATAAATCGTCAAATCAAAGTGATCTTGTTGATAATCACCCTCTAGCCAAGAACAGTACAGATCTCCTTGAGTTCTATAATTCATCTTATATTTCTTATGATCAGGGGAATTACAGCAGTGAAATCCCACCTCAATTTCTCCCTAATTTGGTTGTTCAAGGTGACGGGTCTCCCTTTACTAGATTAGCTGAGGAGACAAGCAAAGGAAAGCTTCAGAGAAGATGGTGATGAGAGAAAGAGCATTTGGTAGAGCAGAAATGACAAAGACTCCTCCTTTGTGCATGGTTGTTGCTGTTGGTGTGCTGTAACACTCATATAATTTATTAGATTGAGGTTTTagtgagagaaaaaagaagaaaggagaataAGGTGAATGGCTTCTTTagttaaaaagataattaagcCAAGATCGTAGGAAGGAAGCCTTTGCCATGAAGCTCTTTTTTAGTAGTTTTCAAGTGAGAGAACAATGGAGGTGGTGATATCTTTATACCCGTACAAGGGTGAGGTTAATTACGTTATTGTAGAAAGTGTACAAAGAGAACTTTATTAATTAGCTTAGGAATTATTTAGGGGTTAGCTTGAGTTTCATCTATCATTGTTTACATATACTTTCTTTCATAAGCTTATGCTTAATGAATGTTAAGgatgaaaaatagttttagattttggttgtcctcttttaaaaaaaattatgatgttttgttttccgATTGCACATTTAATTATCTTGTTCTAAAGGTGTGtgttggtaatttttttaatcaaatgcacctttagatttatttaataatgttaGCTAGTTTATTTTGTTCATCATGTGTTTTTTAGGTCCGAGAATTGTTCATCATGTGTATTTTAGGTCTGGAAATGTGATAACttctgtttttaaatattttttaaaagtacatttgttttaaaaaaatatcaaattgattttttttagtgtttttaaatgattttgttgtgttgatatttaaaaaaatctgaaaaaattattttgatttatcttTAAATGAAAAGAACTTTTGAAAAGCACTATGCAGTAATGTTTGGCATTATGGTACTTgttgtattttaaagtgtttttcacttggagatgaataaaaaatatatatattttttatttctaaaaactattttcaacattaacatattaaaacgatcttAGAAAcactttaatttgaaaaaatatatatatttttttaaaaataacagtgccaccgcaaaaacaaatacaccttgcatcacaataccaaacaggcACTTAATGTGTTTGAGATTATGATAGTTTTTGTATTTGTGGTTTGAAAAGGtaggtttaaaaaaaagttataaattgtaGCTTTTTCGTAACCAAGATTTTAAGAGATAGTTTCAAtaaaatccatataaaataaatacaatgtaTGTTAATTAATCATACAGTttcaaaattatacaattttaacCACACATCATTACAAAACCGAACAAACCCTTAATTAACAAGGGATTTTAGTGGAAGAAAATTTGGTGTCTTAGTATATGATTATTTGACTAAGTTTTACAAGTCAGTgccatcattaattttttttccccttcttgtATGCCCTTTTTTGGTCATTTACTGTTTGATTGTCTACCAGTCACGTAAATTACATAGATTTTTCAATGAGCTAATTAATGGTTCAAGCATGAAATATTACAATGGAGTTTGTGTAGATTTTACCTTATTGGTCGCTAATCATCTGTTGGCATTGTTGTGGAGAAATTGTGTTGCCTCTATATATAGTTAGGTGCATTTCCGTAGTACAAAATGTAGAAACCTTTTGGGACCGAAAGCACTATCTTAGTTCCGGTCGAACGCCACCCTAAAATGGTCAAATTAATCCGATTTCCGCTGATCCAATATCGGAGATAATGACTTATAATTGGGTGCGCACCACCAGTAGTCAGTCACCGGAAGTTcggtctgtttttttttttttgaaagatgtgtATATTATATAAGCGTCAAAGTCTGACGGGAATTAAATATGGCATAAAGTCATATGAAGGATAAAGCGCAACTTAAGATAAaccaaagcaaagaaaaccatACAAAATCCAAAATGAGCTGAAACTAAACATtcctcaacaaaacaaaacagaaaatactCAAAGACATAATGGGAGAAGAAATAATGAACGGCATAAAAGTTAGCTGCTTGGCTAGAAATGTATTTGCCTAAAAATCCCCAAACCGAAGGACTTGCTCTCACATTATAGTCTTATTTATCTAATGAAACTACCAACAAAAGGAGAAGTTTTAATAGAAAAGAAGAACCGAGcaagcaaaacaagaaaatttatatttagataatGTGAAGAGAATCTTctctatgaaaaaaatacagaactaaaaatatacttaatttttcttttgttcaacATGACCTCCGGTGACTCTTCTTAGTAATCTACTAGTCGGATGCCCACGCTACGCGATGggttcactttttatttttataaaaattactgtaaaaatttataatataaaaaaaaaatatttttttttaaaaaaaaccaagcattaaactgacatcacaccaattacATGATGAGATAGATGGAGTGATGATGAAGCCTTCTAATAGTAAAGCCTATAAACACTTTAATAGTGTGCATCCTTAGTTTTCAGTAGAGACAAGGGATATGCTTTCAGGGTTACgaacattctttttattgcagGCTATGATTATTGGACGCGAGGCAAGCCCGATAAAGCTTTTTGTTGAAACATATATGTGGAGTGATGACTACTAAAAAAAGTGCAGTAGTTCGTTGATAGTCGAGATTAACACTTTATGGTATGTTagtttcaatcattttttttcttaagttatcatttcctttaatttgatgaatttatttttttctttccaaaatacATATAATAGTTATTTAAAGGGGAGATAACTGGACACGTAGTGCTTCGATCATTAGATGCTTGCAATCGATTTTGAGCATTCAAACTCCAGAGTTTATGACAATATTAAACTAATAGGTACATGATCGGATGATCCATcttaatgataaatataaacaacTCACTATTGATTATGAAGTACTCCACCGATTGGTAATAGAGATGAGATCATAGATAAATAGTTTATGTGCACCCTCTAATTGGCCTCATTGTCCAAGTAATgaccaacctcctcctcctccaacgccacctctattttagatttattatatttgaatatataaatgtttaaacttgtaataaatcttttatttttatactaatttattttattttaactatttttctatttctgtTCAATataacttctttaaaaaatattcttaaaatattaatgatggGGTTACGGACGGCACAACTCTGTCTATATATTtcaatgagttggaaaataattactGCAAATGTCACTATTACTGATGGGGTTGTCAACGAAACTAGACCATCAATATATTTCAGAGAGtcagaaaataattattgtaaatGTCATCGTTATTGTTAATGCACTAAAGGAATTATAGATGGtattatgttgatgatatgttatatttactGACATGATAAAGCAGGTAAATTTTTTAGGCGTGCTTTGTCTGTCTATAAATCCATCGGTATATTTATTACCACAAACTCACCGACAGTCTATAAATTACTAACAAGAGTTTTTCTGATGGACAGTTTTTGTTGATGAGTCCATCAGTAACATACATACCGACAAACTGTCAATGTAAATATTGACATAAATTTTCattgattaaattattaaatctggtAGTTAATGTAGAAGGAtcatattgaaagaaaaaaaaaagttaagtaacctaaaaaaataaaaaaaaaaaaaaaacattgtgcaaATCCATAATGTTTCCTCTTAGATAATATATTGGGAAACACAGAGCtctcttaagtttttttttttttaatttaattatacatgTATATTAGAATGTTATGAAAATATGCTCTCTAATCACCAAGctttaattatactaaaaactaaaagacaTGCATGAGGTGCATGTTTCAATGTTCATATATGAAAAGTAAACCTAGCACctcatgtcaattttttttccccttcaatcTAGCCTTTCTATAGCCTGATTAGAAGACAGTAGGCTTgcaattatagaaaaaattcaacatttagaCATATGGGATTAGTACATAAAACATAGAGATAATTTATGTCTAACCCCATATTAGCaacaattttcattttgatctaaaagttttatatatatatattagtccCTAAGTTTAAAAGAGAAGAGAGTAACTTGTCTAAAAAAAGcaaggagagagaaagtggGCAATTGACACCAATTCTggctataaaaaatatcaatctagGTGTTGATGGATTCTATTTGCTGACATTGGGTTTTTTAtgagtttgtttttcttaaatcttatcctttaatattgggttgattttgaattgatttttatttttttcatcatatatttaaaaagaaaaacatattattgAACCCATTGGAATCCACAAACTAGGTATCGGGTTCAGtgagttaactcgggttgatcAGAATCGATTCAATGCATCAtcgtttcaatattaaaaaaacagaatgtaagcttcattttctttttaaacgtCACTCTTTTTTAACAGTCGTCCAAGTTATCTTTAAACTAACACATTTgatctttgtttttatgttatttttttatcttttttttttttaattttaaaacccgtCAAGTTAATTGGTTCACATAAAAACAACTCCTATGTGATTTAATTTGAGAATATAAACTTAGCAAGAACTGAAGTCGAGAATTTCAAGTTTGACTTGCTAGtcgaatttaataataatatcaaaaaaaaatttataatttaaatatttttttaatacttaaaaaaaaattagttcaagAGCGCACGAGAAGTAAACTAGttaattgctaaaaaaatattcagtgaTGAGCACAGCTATCGGATTCATGGAGTCAATTGGATGGTTCACGGGAGAGTCGAATTGTGTAAGATAACATGCCCAGTTCTCCATCTTCTTTGAACAACAAGAGTATGATTTCACCACCCATTAGCCTAATTCTGAAATTTGGTTGCAAGTCCGAATGCCTTGTCCAATTGTTAATTTCGTCGGTGCCTATAATTTgaagaaaccaaaagaaaatcTTCTGTGgagttatatttaaaaataaacattaaagaaacaaattaagaacAGATAGGCCATGATATCATGATGGCTTCCAATGATGTTGGAGAAACATGTTGGATAGCAGCACAACCGCTACAACTACTAATATTTAACGACTCCGATTTCACAACCTTTAACCAACCAACAGCAGTGATCGGATTGGCCtccaaaaaaactttcaaaaaaaatatatatggagaGAATTTTGCAAGACCAGCATGACTTTGAAATCATTTCCAGCCAAATTCATACAGAATTTCTTactctttttcataaaaaaaaaaaaaaaaaaaaaaaaaaaaaaagtgaagaaaagaaaatcggTAAAATGGAAACCATCACCAACAAGACGACAAAATCCCCATTAGAAAACGTGTTTCCTACACACATGCAAACTTAAGAACatcaaaactaaactaaaatcgTAATGAAGTTCACTCGATAATCTTATATCCTAGAGTTAAATGAGCAACAGGGGCTGCATGCATACAAGCTGTCAAGGAACCCCAACTATCGATCGCAAACTCGAGTAGATATTTCTTACAGAGGATTAGATTTAActaagggaagaaaaaaaaaactcaccctCAAAGCAGCATGATGAACAAATCCTGTAGTTACACCAGAATGATTTTTCTACCTTGCTAGCTGGAACCGATACTAGGAGAATCTACAGATAACGAGCCCATTTAGAacttaaaataatctttattcTCACACTGATCTACTCATTAACACTCCCAGTAGACTCACAGACCATCTCTACACATGTCTATGATGGAACCCTCATGACTTCTGGAGAACATATTTCTCATATAATGCAAGGATGTCTTTCTTGTTGTGACTTCGCAACTTGAGGATCTCAGCACCATAATTATGTTTtgtaagttcctgctttagttCCTGGATAGTGAACTTTCTATAATCTTCCTGGTCCGTTTGCTGACTTTGATTATCCTCATTGCCCTTGAACACTGAACCACCATCTTCTGGTTGTGTGAGCATTACGGGGCTGGTTGTACTCCTCGACCTCTTCTTTACTCTTCTGTCATCTGTGCCTGTGTCTTGAACAGATCCTACACCCATTTCGACATCTTCTGTTCTAATTCGTTTTCCATGGGAAGCAGCCTTAAGCTTGCCATCCAATGCTGACTCGTTCAGACGAACTGAAGTAAACTCCTGTTGGAGGGAATCAAGTTTAGCCCGTGCTGCTTCCAACTGAAGAGAGAAGTCTTCAGCTCTTTTATTTGCAACACTGTGGGCTTTCCGTTCAGCATCCAGGAGATCTTGAAGTGCTTTAACTGTACTAGCCCTCTCCACATTGTTTGATTTCAGAAGTGACTCTATTTCTTTCTCCCTTTCTTCAACTCTAGCTTCTAGCAATGCAACTTGCGAGACGGCATCCATCTCCGACACACGAACACTTTCAAGTTCACCAGCCAAATCATTTTTCTGTCTATCCAAGCTTTCAATATGCCTCTGAGCCCTCTCAATTTGGGCTAATCTTTCCATTGCCAATttctgaaaatcatttttttccttttgtgcaGATACTGCATCAGTCCTTGCTTTATCAGCTAATTCTGTAGCCCTCTTACATTCTTTTTCAGCATGATTACACCTTTCCTGGACTTCTGCAAACCTCTCAAACTCAGATCGGTACCTTTGCTCCAGATGGATCTTCTCTTGTTCCAGAATCCTAGCTTCTTTCTCATAAGATTGGGCCTTAGCATTTGCAGTCTCCAGTCTCTCAGCCAACTCTTTGATTTCAAGCTTCAGGGAGGATATTTCAGTATCATAACTCTTCATTTTTGACTCAGCAGCCTGCAAAAGGACTTCTTACAGTTAAATTGTCGTCCATGCATGTGAGCAAATTGTTACCACCATACGGTTTTGGTTGATGTTTAATTTCACCCAAAGTGCATGCACACATGCATTTTTAGCGCGGGGGGGTTACAATCAGGTGTTCCAAGAAACATACCTTTAGCTCCATGTTTAAGGTTGTCAAACACTGCTCTGCATGCTCTATCTTCCTATTCTTCTCCTTTATTTCATCTTCCTGCATATCCATTGATATAGAAATTATTAACTTTTCTTCTGGTTATGTTCATTCATTGAAATAAAAGGACATGGCAATGAGCTTTGTATGTACAGGCACAAATGCCTGTGTCAGAAACAATTACCTTCACAACCAAACGGCCAGAAAATTCTTCCCGCAGTGCATCTTCCCTCAGTTGTGTTTCTTTATTAATTCTTCCTTGCACATTCGCC
This is a stretch of genomic DNA from Populus alba chromosome 11, ASM523922v2, whole genome shotgun sequence. It encodes these proteins:
- the LOC118031524 gene encoding NAC domain-containing protein 73; the encoded protein is MTWCSNNSVYERAIQLATSSSKEDAFVEAETNEIRRITCPSCGHNFEFQDQGGIIHDLPGLPAGVKFDPTDQEILVHLEAKVLSDKRKLHPLIDEFIPSIEGENGICYTHPENLPGVSNDGQIRHFFHRPSKAYTTGTRKRRKVHTDEDGSETRWHKTGKTRQVFAGGTVKGFKKILVLYTNYGRQRKPEKTNWVMHQYHLGDNEEEKDGELVVSKVFYQTQPRQCSSSIKDSLDNKSSNQSDLVDNHPLAKNSTDLLEFYNSSYISYDQGNYSSEIPPQFLPNLVVQGDGSPFTRLAEETSKGKLQRRW